The proteins below are encoded in one region of Thermococcus peptonophilus:
- the sfsA gene encoding DNA/RNA nuclease SfsA: MAKPVLLTLKVIPCTFLKRLNRFVALVEINGETRKALVTNTGRLEEFMIPGRKAFCVPKEGGKTDFVLVAFEDEEGKGAVIDTRTQAKAFEKAVELGLVPWLKDCSIKKKEIKVGSSRLDYLFECPGGDVYAEMKSAVLRGGEKGEYAMYPDCPSTRGQRHIRELIELSKAGKRAMIFFIGAMPGVEKFRPYEKGDPEIARLLKEARKAGVEIHALSISLLPDGKIVLERPELEVEV; encoded by the coding sequence ATGGCAAAACCCGTACTGCTCACCCTTAAAGTCATCCCGTGCACGTTCCTTAAGCGTCTCAACCGCTTCGTTGCTCTAGTCGAGATAAACGGTGAGACCAGGAAAGCATTAGTAACGAACACTGGAAGATTAGAAGAGTTTATGATCCCTGGCAGAAAAGCCTTCTGCGTTCCGAAGGAAGGGGGGAAGACGGACTTTGTTTTAGTAGCATTCGAAGATGAAGAGGGTAAAGGAGCAGTCATCGACACCAGAACGCAGGCAAAGGCCTTTGAGAAGGCCGTCGAACTCGGCCTGGTTCCCTGGTTGAAGGACTGCTCCATAAAGAAGAAGGAGATCAAAGTCGGAAGCTCCCGCCTCGACTACCTCTTTGAATGCCCCGGCGGTGATGTCTACGCCGAGATGAAGAGCGCAGTCCTTAGAGGCGGCGAGAAAGGGGAATACGCAATGTACCCTGACTGTCCATCAACGAGGGGGCAGAGACACATAAGGGAGCTCATCGAGCTGTCGAAAGCTGGAAAGAGGGCCATGATATTCTTCATCGGCGCAATGCCGGGTGTTGAGAAGTTCAGACCCTACGAGAAAGGCGATCCCGAGATAGCGAGGCTCCTCAAAGAGGCCAGAAAAGCGGGCGTTGAAATCCACGCCCTCAGCATCTCACTCCTGCCCGATGGAAAAATCGTCCTCGAAAGGCCCGAGCTTGAGGTTGAAGTATGA
- a CDS encoding toprim domain-containing protein yields the protein MAIVDVRILVEGASDVEVVSKALQGLALGSEYNITISAIIPTTNVEIAKSAAAGADLLIIATDADRVGRELAERLFNELGEMVGHIERMKLPLGHDLEHVDVELVRKELKNTLVRAGLKSLQVLPEYMELRKQLLDIKGRYDELANEYEALYNEHEELQKKYDELYSEYKRLTSENEGLKELLEKRARPVKIEDAWKNLFPAEPVPDERILALAVEKLGLNGKIIVGQGYIFAEEDALIEELLRTVYLSLAVKDELESEKPKAEPIASPSEPKPVEPETENIVENPEVKPEELERLLKGMDNE from the coding sequence ATGGCGATAGTCGACGTAAGGATTCTAGTAGAGGGTGCGAGCGACGTGGAGGTCGTAAGCAAGGCCCTCCAGGGTCTCGCCCTTGGAAGCGAGTACAACATCACGATATCAGCGATAATCCCGACTACCAACGTTGAGATAGCGAAGAGCGCCGCGGCTGGTGCTGACCTGCTCATCATAGCGACCGACGCGGACAGAGTGGGAAGGGAGCTTGCTGAGAGGCTGTTCAACGAGCTCGGTGAAATGGTCGGCCACATTGAAAGAATGAAGCTCCCGCTCGGCCACGACCTTGAGCACGTTGACGTTGAGCTCGTCAGGAAGGAGCTCAAAAATACCCTGGTAAGGGCCGGCCTCAAGAGCCTTCAGGTTCTCCCGGAGTATATGGAGCTCAGGAAGCAGCTCCTCGATATCAAGGGCAGGTACGACGAGCTTGCCAACGAGTACGAGGCCCTCTATAACGAGCACGAGGAGCTTCAGAAGAAGTACGACGAGCTCTACTCAGAGTATAAGAGGCTGACCAGCGAGAACGAAGGCCTTAAAGAGCTCCTTGAAAAGAGAGCCAGGCCCGTGAAGATAGAGGACGCCTGGAAGAACCTCTTCCCGGCAGAGCCCGTGCCCGACGAAAGGATCCTTGCACTGGCAGTCGAGAAGCTCGGCCTGAACGGAAAGATAATAGTCGGCCAAGGCTACATCTTTGCCGAGGAGGATGCCCTGATAGAAGAGCTCCTCAGGACTGTTTACCTCAGCCTCGCGGTCAAGGATGAGCTTGAAAGCGAAAAGCCCAAAGCGGAGCCAATAGCCTCCCCCTCAGAGCCAAAACCCGTGGAGCCGGAAACCGAGAACATAGTTGAAAACCCCGAGGTGAAGCCGGAAGAGCTGGAGAGGCTCCTGAAGGGTATGGACAATGAGTGA
- the xerA gene encoding site-specific tyrosine recombinase/integron integrase, whose translation MSEPNEVIDEFGTYLDLEGKSPHTIRMYTYYVRRYLEWGGDLNARSALRFLAHLRRNGYSNRSLNLVVQALRAYFRFEGIDDEAERLKPPKVPRSLPKALTREEVKRLLSVIPPTRKRDRLIVLLLYGAGLRVSELCNLKKDDVDIDRGLIVVRGGKGAKDRVVPIPKYLADEIRAYLESRSDNSEYLLVEERRRRKDKLSTRNVWYLLKRYGQKAGVEVTPHKLRHSFATHLLEEGVDIRAIQELLGHSNLSTTQIYTKVTVEHLRKAQEKAKLIEKLMGE comes from the coding sequence ATGAGTGAGCCGAACGAGGTAATTGACGAGTTCGGGACCTACCTGGACCTTGAGGGTAAAAGCCCTCATACCATTAGGATGTACACCTACTACGTTAGGCGATACCTTGAGTGGGGCGGCGATCTGAACGCCCGCTCCGCCCTCCGATTTCTTGCCCACCTTCGAAGAAACGGCTACTCTAACAGGAGCCTCAACCTCGTCGTCCAGGCGTTGAGGGCCTACTTCCGGTTTGAGGGCATTGACGATGAAGCCGAGAGGCTGAAGCCTCCCAAAGTCCCGAGGAGCCTGCCGAAAGCCCTAACTAGGGAAGAGGTTAAGCGGCTTCTCTCTGTTATACCGCCAACAAGGAAACGGGACAGGCTCATCGTTCTCCTCCTCTACGGCGCTGGATTGAGGGTCAGCGAGCTGTGCAACCTCAAAAAGGATGACGTTGACATTGACAGGGGACTGATAGTGGTGAGGGGCGGAAAGGGAGCGAAGGACAGGGTTGTGCCGATCCCGAAGTACCTCGCCGACGAGATAAGAGCCTACCTCGAGAGCCGGTCAGACAACAGTGAGTATCTCCTAGTCGAGGAGAGGAGAAGAAGGAAGGACAAGCTCTCAACAAGGAACGTGTGGTACCTCCTCAAGCGCTACGGCCAGAAAGCCGGAGTTGAGGTAACACCACACAAGCTCCGCCACAGCTTCGCGACACACCTCCTTGAGGAAGGGGTGGATATAAGGGCCATACAGGAGCTTCTCGGCCACTCAAACCTCTCAACGACCCAGATATACACCAAGGTAACGGTTGAGCACCTCCGGAAGGCCCAGGAGAAGGCAAAGCTCATAGAGAAGCTTATGGGGGAGTGA